In one window of Rhodopseudomonas palustris HaA2 DNA:
- a CDS encoding MFS transporter — MTTLAASGSLLRHRAFAIYLGARTSSRFASQIAAVAVGWQVYDMTSSAFALGMIGLVQFIPTALLVFVAGHAVDRFDRKRVVQLCQIVEGLTAVFLAVGTYGGWLTVPQIFVAMTLVGIATSFESPAVAALLPSVVPDGTLQRATATSTGFAQLAMITGPALGGFAYAFAPGLPYVMMAGFWIAGSVLMPLVVVARPVPTEPSTEIDDLYSGLRFVRSNPAILGTISLDLFAVLLGGATALLPIYARDILHTGPWGLGLLRAAPAIGALAMTIFLARHAITSRVGLRMFQAVIVFGVATIVFALSWWLWLSVAALVIMGAADTVSVVIRFSLVQLSTPDNMRGRVGAVNFLFINASNQLGQFESGVTAALFGAMPAAVLGGVGTVLVALLWMKLFPTLRKVERLE; from the coding sequence ATGACCACGCTCGCCGCTTCCGGCTCGCTGCTGCGGCACCGCGCCTTTGCGATCTATCTCGGCGCACGGACGTCCTCCCGCTTCGCCAGCCAGATTGCGGCGGTGGCGGTGGGCTGGCAGGTCTACGACATGACCTCGAGCGCGTTCGCGCTCGGCATGATCGGACTGGTGCAGTTCATCCCGACCGCGCTGCTGGTGTTCGTCGCCGGCCACGCCGTCGACCGGTTCGACCGCAAGCGGGTGGTGCAGCTGTGCCAGATCGTGGAAGGGCTGACCGCGGTGTTCCTCGCCGTCGGCACCTATGGCGGCTGGCTGACGGTGCCGCAGATCTTCGTCGCGATGACGCTGGTCGGCATTGCCACCTCGTTCGAGAGCCCGGCCGTGGCGGCGCTGCTGCCGTCGGTGGTGCCGGACGGCACGCTGCAGCGGGCGACCGCGACCTCGACCGGGTTCGCGCAGCTCGCAATGATCACCGGGCCGGCGCTCGGCGGCTTTGCTTATGCGTTCGCGCCGGGGCTGCCTTATGTGATGATGGCGGGGTTCTGGATCGCGGGCAGCGTGCTGATGCCGCTGGTCGTGGTGGCGCGGCCGGTGCCTACGGAGCCCTCGACCGAGATTGACGATTTGTATTCGGGGTTGCGCTTCGTCCGCTCCAATCCGGCGATTCTCGGCACGATCTCGCTCGATCTGTTCGCGGTGCTGCTCGGCGGCGCCACCGCATTGCTGCCGATCTATGCGCGCGATATCCTACACACCGGCCCGTGGGGGCTCGGCCTGCTGCGCGCCGCGCCGGCGATCGGGGCGCTGGCGATGACCATCTTCCTGGCGCGCCATGCCATCACCAGCCGGGTCGGGCTGCGGATGTTCCAGGCCGTGATCGTTTTCGGCGTGGCGACCATCGTGTTCGCTCTGTCATGGTGGCTGTGGCTGTCGGTCGCGGCGCTGGTGATCATGGGTGCGGCGGATACTGTCAGCGTCGTGATCCGGTTCTCGCTGGTGCAACTGTCGACGCCCGACAATATGCGCGGCCGGGTCGGTGCGGTGAACTTCCTGTTCATCAACGCTTCCAACCAGCTCGGCCAGTTCGAGAGCGGCGTCACCGCGGCGCTGTTCGGCGCGATGCCGGCGGCGGTGCTGGGCGGCGTCGGCACCGTTCTGGTCGCGCTGCTGTGGATGAAGCTGTTTCCGACGCTGCGCAAGGTCGAGCGGCTGGAGTAG